Proteins from a genomic interval of Leptospira kanakyensis:
- a CDS encoding HIT family protein, with translation MNCPICEAHKNESEFVFQNENWILRKADQNLNGYLYMEYKGHVDSWFDLSLSAFENYGRALHKATEILKTFQPEKMYIVAIAERVPHLHVHLIPRYENQEKGIEHIAKATGPGFPKPM, from the coding sequence ATGAACTGTCCTATCTGTGAAGCCCATAAAAATGAATCAGAATTTGTATTTCAAAACGAGAACTGGATCCTCCGAAAGGCAGACCAAAACCTAAATGGATATTTGTACATGGAATACAAAGGGCATGTGGACTCTTGGTTTGATTTGAGTTTATCTGCCTTTGAAAACTATGGTCGGGCTCTCCACAAAGCCACTGAAATTTTAAAAACATTCCAACCTGAAAAAATGTACATCGTTGCTATTGCCGAACGAGTTCCCCATTTACATGTACATTTAATCCCGAGATATGAAAACCAAGAGAAAGGAATTGAACATATCGCAAAAGCAACGGGCCCTGGTTTTCCAAAGCCAATGTAA
- a CDS encoding DUF1398 domain-containing protein: MTNLITKLTEAQKFAMSIRPKVGGFPVLAEVLRSAGVQSNRWSLPSCQSVYRMKDGSVVQQGTPLVSGVFEIANFDREALITALRTDQEGRSTFLQFLKAAWEAGVIGYDVDFIGRKVVYYGVNGESYLEEYPAVVIER, from the coding sequence ATGACAAACCTAATCACAAAACTAACAGAAGCACAAAAATTTGCCATGTCCATCCGTCCGAAAGTCGGCGGGTTTCCCGTCTTAGCGGAAGTCCTTCGGAGTGCCGGCGTACAGAGTAACCGCTGGTCACTACCATCTTGCCAATCCGTTTATCGTATGAAGGATGGATCTGTCGTACAACAAGGAACTCCTCTTGTCAGTGGTGTTTTTGAGATCGCGAACTTTGATCGCGAGGCTCTCATCACGGCTCTTCGTACCGACCAGGAAGGCCGGAGCACTTTCCTTCAGTTTTTGAAAGCAGCTTGGGAGGCGGGGGTCATCGGTTATGACGTTGATTTTATTGGCCGTAAGGTTGTTTATTATGGTGTTAACGGAGAAAGTTATTTAGAAGAATATCCTGCCGTTGTGATAGAGAGATAA
- a CDS encoding SHOCT domain-containing protein, whose product MFSAKMIKTKSYIFLTIVMFLILFTQVNCHTEYKNAPEVCAFLIVDDQALLENDKVLLNKGEITQEEFEHRKRSRENGSLGLCLISLIKTKENSNF is encoded by the coding sequence ATGTTCAGTGCTAAAATGATTAAAACTAAAAGTTATATATTTTTAACTATTGTTATGTTTTTAATTTTGTTCACACAAGTGAACTGCCATACGGAATATAAAAATGCGCCAGAGGTTTGCGCATTTTTAATTGTCGATGATCAAGCTTTATTAGAGAATGATAAAGTTTTATTAAATAAAGGTGAAATTACTCAAGAAGAATTTGAACATAGGAAAAGAAGCCGGGAAAATGGATCACTCGGCCTTTGCCTTATATCTTTAATTAAAACTAAGGAAAATTCCAATTTCTAA
- a CDS encoding UDP-galactose-lipid carrier transferase, whose translation MKTFKSESRTLHLSQLGKNQILPPDEYQAKMKVLKNKIRDLTFLTKAKGKPVLFVFEGWDAAGKGGAIRRLTQEMDPRLFEVHNIAAPSSEEIQHHYLWRFWNRIPQKGHIGIFDRSHYGRVLVERVEGFASESEWSRAYEEILLFEEQLVSFGTIIVKFWLHIDSDEQLLRFESRKNDPLKRWKLTDEDWRNRDKWALYEEAANQMFAKTDAPKAPWFLVPANDKYFARVMVLETVVRRLEEELE comes from the coding sequence ATGAAAACATTCAAATCAGAATCCAGAACCCTCCACCTAAGCCAACTTGGAAAAAATCAAATCCTTCCACCTGACGAATACCAGGCGAAGATGAAAGTTTTAAAAAACAAAATTCGTGATTTAACTTTTCTCACCAAAGCGAAAGGAAAACCAGTTTTATTTGTATTTGAAGGATGGGATGCAGCCGGAAAAGGAGGAGCCATCCGCCGCCTAACACAAGAAATGGATCCAAGGCTTTTTGAAGTTCATAACATTGCGGCACCTAGTTCCGAAGAAATCCAACACCATTATCTCTGGAGGTTTTGGAACCGGATTCCACAGAAAGGCCATATTGGAATTTTTGACCGCTCCCACTATGGCCGTGTCCTCGTGGAAAGAGTGGAAGGATTTGCCTCCGAATCAGAATGGTCGAGAGCCTATGAAGAAATTTTACTCTTCGAAGAACAATTAGTCAGCTTCGGAACCATCATCGTTAAATTTTGGCTTCATATCGATTCCGATGAACAATTGTTACGTTTTGAATCCAGAAAAAATGATCCGCTGAAACGTTGGAAACTCACCGACGAAGATTGGCGTAACCGCGACAAATGGGCACTCTACGAAGAAGCTGCCAACCAAATGTTTGCCAAAACCGATGCACCCAAAGCCCCTTGGTTTTTAGTCCCAGCCAATGATAAATACTTCGCCCGAGTGATGGTTTTAGAAACAGTTGTGAGAAGATTAGAGGAAGAGTTGGAATAG
- a CDS encoding NAD(P)H-hydrate epimerase → MKHQSLFTNNESKALDSLAIKELGFKEETLMGMAALSVFHANEDLWKTAESIWILCGTGGNGGDGYALAHILHQEGFQVRCFSTAPNKNEAGKFYESLVSKTLGSTSNLEDFYKDWEEAEEDSVLLVDALLGTGFQGELSEELKELIDTVNDSDVFFYRLSLDTASGWNPYFLGEKNREAHPFIFADSIEELGTRKWENIGFIYEKDSIIPRYYESIGFPVRSHLNKDNFSNRYYLEADPESAIQAIKRKNKDHKYSAGSAIFYGGETGMEGAILLSEEAFSRLGGGINKIFSPSSQISSLVLKDDLSKMAKTSSISEISHDPFFTKTKTMVVGPGLTKYPEDLEGWTLPEDKKLILDAGAIPTKGNLLPKGNHILLTPHVGELNRMTGKIHNSVQAAYDTLIEFCPQNNVYVLLKSFVSLLVCPDGSSYVWESPNPKLATMGTGDLLSGILARYLSLDFDIPDAVHLALSFLDHSKQLEEPYPSAHQILKSLVELV, encoded by the coding sequence ATGAAACACCAATCTCTTTTCACAAATAACGAATCGAAAGCATTAGATTCTCTTGCCATAAAAGAACTTGGGTTTAAGGAAGAGACCCTAATGGGAATGGCTGCCCTTTCGGTTTTCCATGCCAATGAAGATTTATGGAAAACTGCGGAATCTATTTGGATTCTTTGTGGGACAGGAGGAAATGGTGGGGATGGTTATGCCCTCGCTCACATCCTGCACCAAGAAGGTTTTCAGGTTCGCTGTTTCTCTACTGCACCAAACAAAAATGAGGCGGGGAAATTTTACGAATCTTTAGTTTCAAAAACACTCGGTTCCACTAGTAACTTAGAAGATTTTTACAAGGACTGGGAAGAAGCGGAAGAAGATTCAGTCCTTCTCGTGGATGCCCTTCTTGGAACTGGGTTTCAAGGAGAACTCTCAGAAGAACTAAAAGAACTGATTGATACCGTGAATGATTCGGATGTATTTTTTTACAGGTTGTCACTAGATACAGCAAGTGGTTGGAACCCTTATTTTCTGGGGGAAAAAAACAGGGAAGCCCACCCTTTTATTTTTGCCGATTCCATTGAAGAACTAGGCACAAGGAAATGGGAAAACATTGGTTTTATTTATGAAAAAGATTCCATCATTCCTAGATATTACGAATCCATTGGATTTCCTGTTCGTTCCCACCTAAATAAAGATAACTTTTCGAATCGGTATTATTTAGAAGCGGATCCAGAATCGGCAATCCAAGCCATAAAAAGAAAAAACAAAGATCATAAATACAGTGCAGGTTCTGCTATTTTCTATGGTGGAGAAACTGGAATGGAAGGAGCCATCTTACTTTCTGAAGAAGCCTTTTCAAGGCTCGGTGGAGGGATTAACAAAATTTTCTCTCCTTCTTCCCAAATCAGTTCTCTCGTTTTAAAAGATGATCTTTCCAAAATGGCGAAAACATCGTCAATTTCTGAAATTTCCCATGATCCGTTTTTTACGAAAACAAAAACTATGGTTGTTGGTCCTGGACTCACAAAATATCCGGAAGATTTGGAAGGATGGACTCTCCCCGAAGATAAAAAACTAATTTTGGATGCCGGTGCCATTCCGACAAAAGGAAACCTACTCCCAAAAGGAAACCATATCCTACTCACTCCTCACGTGGGAGAGCTAAATCGAATGACAGGAAAAATTCATAACTCTGTCCAGGCCGCCTATGATACGTTAATCGAATTTTGCCCACAAAACAATGTATATGTGTTACTTAAATCCTTTGTGAGTCTTCTTGTGTGTCCCGATGGTTCTTCCTATGTTTGGGAATCACCCAATCCAAAACTAGCGACTATGGGAACGGGGGATTTATTATCAGGAATTTTGGCAAGATATCTCAGTTTGGATTTTGACATTCCCGACGCCGTTCACTTGGCACTTTCCTTTTTAGACCATTCCAAACAGTTGGAAGAACCCTATCCTTCTGCCCACCAAATCCTCAAGTCTCTTGTGGAGTTAGTGTAA
- a CDS encoding MarR family winged helix-turn-helix transcriptional regulator: MPKKLDVEPSHLKSHLGYHLRVVSNAVSHSFASKLAVLDVTVAEWVILREMYSFETNTSPSIIAEITGLSRGAVSKLIDRLLNKGLVNRAEASGDRRYQEIKLTREGIKLVPKLSEIADENDSAFFSLLSKSEKEELRKTLVKLAEAHKLNLNPIE; encoded by the coding sequence ATGCCCAAAAAATTGGATGTAGAACCAAGCCATCTGAAATCCCATTTGGGATACCATTTACGGGTTGTTTCCAACGCTGTTTCTCATTCGTTTGCTTCGAAACTTGCTGTTTTGGATGTGACTGTTGCCGAATGGGTGATCCTTCGAGAAATGTATTCTTTTGAAACCAACACTTCGCCTAGTATCATCGCAGAGATCACTGGACTCAGTCGGGGTGCGGTTTCCAAACTCATCGACAGACTTCTAAACAAAGGCCTTGTGAATCGTGCAGAGGCAAGTGGAGATCGGCGTTACCAGGAAATCAAACTGACAAGAGAAGGGATAAAACTTGTTCCTAAACTCTCTGAGATTGCCGATGAAAACGATTCTGCATTTTTCTCTTTGCTCTCCAAATCAGAAAAAGAAGAACTACGCAAGACTCTCGTGAAACTCGCCGAAGCACATAAACTAAATTTAAATCCAATTGAATGA
- a CDS encoding polyphosphate kinase encodes MILERHPTNQVPVYAASDLTDLQERFFLLQRESVNQKIAHIFLIEGFASTGKGSILQSLTIRLDPRKFKVYSPYVDQSEDRGYPFLWNFWKVVPRYGELLFYLNTYYSRLAYLRSEKKIGLSEYDQRLLSILNTERILSKDKVIVHKFFLHISKKDQKKRLEDSKKKKKEWELSHFDKDQGEHYNRYFEIFDSILSASRTIDSPWQIIYNSKKEETKLLVFEAIIERLERILQFDSRAALHSINHGTELIP; translated from the coding sequence GTGATTTTAGAGAGACATCCAACAAACCAAGTTCCCGTGTATGCGGCCAGTGACTTAACTGACTTACAAGAACGATTCTTTCTTTTACAAAGAGAAAGTGTGAATCAAAAGATTGCTCATATTTTTCTCATTGAAGGATTTGCATCAACGGGCAAAGGATCCATATTACAATCGTTAACGATCAGACTTGATCCAAGAAAGTTTAAAGTTTATTCACCTTATGTAGACCAATCGGAAGACAGGGGTTATCCTTTCCTTTGGAATTTTTGGAAAGTGGTTCCTCGTTATGGGGAATTACTTTTTTATCTAAACACCTACTACAGCCGCCTAGCCTACCTTCGTTCCGAAAAAAAGATTGGCCTTTCCGAATACGACCAAAGGTTACTTTCCATCCTTAACACAGAAAGAATTCTTTCCAAAGACAAAGTCATTGTTCATAAATTCTTTTTACATATTTCCAAAAAAGACCAAAAGAAACGCCTTGAAGATTCTAAAAAGAAAAAGAAAGAATGGGAACTTTCCCACTTTGACAAAGACCAAGGAGAACATTACAACCGTTACTTTGAAATTTTTGATTCCATATTGAGTGCTTCCCGCACCATCGATTCCCCTTGGCAAATCATCTATAATTCAAAAAAGGAAGAAACGAAACTCCTTGTTTTTGAAGCCATCATCGAACGTTTGGAAAGGATTTTACAGTTTGACTCGAGAGCCGCCCTCCACTCGATCAATCACGGAACGGAGCTCATCCCATGA